Proteins from one Deinococcus actinosclerus genomic window:
- a CDS encoding RNA methyltransferase: MNLAVVLVSPKTPGNIGSAARAMLNMGARDLRLVAPRCDHLDSGAVAMAVHAADLLREAKVYPTLREALADRDLSVGTTARLRADLAPPQHPAYVRPLVRAAAAPALVFGPEETGLINSDLEQCQLAVRIPTGDYASLNLAQAVLLVCYEFLQGQDELPERQRKTATREEMEALYGHLRETMTLIGYTDAVRARHTLRLWRAVLDRALMSSAESRLFRGLLRQVHWKVEDAAARGTTAPRQAPAPDTPELDLPATDDQPGR; the protein is encoded by the coding sequence GTGAATCTCGCGGTGGTGCTCGTTTCTCCTAAAACTCCTGGCAATATCGGTTCGGCGGCGCGCGCCATGCTGAACATGGGGGCGCGGGACCTGCGACTGGTCGCGCCGCGCTGCGATCACCTCGATTCCGGCGCGGTGGCGATGGCGGTCCATGCGGCGGATCTGCTGCGCGAGGCGAAGGTCTACCCGACGCTGCGCGAGGCGCTGGCCGACCGGGACCTGAGTGTGGGCACCACCGCCCGCCTGCGCGCGGACCTGGCGCCGCCGCAGCACCCGGCGTACGTGCGGCCGCTCGTGCGCGCGGCGGCCGCGCCCGCGCTGGTGTTCGGCCCCGAGGAGACCGGGCTGATCAACAGCGACCTGGAGCAGTGCCAGCTGGCGGTGCGCATCCCGACCGGGGACTACGCGAGCCTGAACCTCGCGCAGGCGGTGCTGCTGGTGTGCTACGAGTTCCTGCAGGGGCAGGACGAACTGCCCGAGCGGCAGCGCAAGACCGCCACGCGTGAGGAGATGGAGGCCCTGTACGGGCACCTGCGCGAGACGATGACCCTGATCGGCTACACGGACGCGGTGCGGGCGCGCCACACGCTGCGGCTGTGGCGGGCGGTGCTCGACCGGGCGCTGATGAGCAGTGCCGAGAGCCGCCTGTTCCGCGGCCTGCTGCGGCAGGTGCACTGGAAGGTGGAGGACGCCGCCGCGCGCGGCACGACCGCGCCCCGGCAGGCTCCTGCGCCGGACACCCCCGAGCTGGACCTCCCCGCTACCGACGACCAGCCCGGGCGCTGA